A window of the Dickeya dianthicola NCPPB 453 genome harbors these coding sequences:
- a CDS encoding ABC transporter ATP-binding protein, with amino-acid sequence MHTAIETTAGANPSAGGQSERQAEIVLEVKNLRVDLATPRGTLHAVRGIDFSVRRGEMLCLVGESGCGKSMTSLALMDLLPRNAVRRADTLRFRDADLLSLSPRERRALRGSRMAMIFQEPMTSLNPSFTLGDQLCETLLAHRKVSKAEARERAVYLMERVGIPMAADRLRQYPHQLSGGLRQRIMIAMALMCGPELIIADEPTTALDVTIQAQILRMLRELQQEFGTAVVFITHDLGVVARIADRVAVMYAGQVVETAPVMELFHQPCHPYTRGLLECIPIAGRTVPGEPLQAIPGVVPSLIGPQQGCAFSNRCNQCHARCAQEPPYVAVTSQHTVRCVDALMTEVPA; translated from the coding sequence ATGCATACAGCTATTGAGACTACCGCTGGGGCCAACCCGTCGGCCGGTGGCCAGAGCGAGAGGCAGGCCGAGATCGTGCTGGAGGTGAAAAACCTACGGGTCGATTTAGCGACGCCGCGCGGCACGCTGCACGCGGTACGCGGTATCGATTTTTCGGTACGGCGCGGTGAAATGCTGTGTCTGGTCGGTGAATCAGGATGCGGCAAGTCGATGACCTCGTTGGCGCTGATGGATCTGTTGCCGCGTAATGCGGTGCGCCGCGCCGATACGCTGCGCTTTCGGGACGCCGACTTGTTATCGCTGAGCCCACGTGAGCGCCGGGCGTTGCGAGGCAGCCGGATGGCGATGATCTTTCAGGAGCCGATGACCTCGCTCAATCCCTCATTCACGCTGGGGGATCAACTGTGCGAAACGCTGCTGGCGCACCGCAAGGTCTCGAAAGCCGAGGCGCGCGAGCGGGCGGTGTATCTGATGGAACGCGTCGGCATTCCGATGGCGGCGGATCGGCTGCGGCAGTACCCGCATCAACTCTCCGGCGGCCTGCGCCAGCGCATTATGATCGCGATGGCATTGATGTGCGGCCCGGAGCTGATCATCGCCGATGAACCGACCACCGCGCTGGATGTCACCATTCAGGCGCAGATCCTGCGGATGCTGCGCGAGCTGCAACAGGAGTTCGGCACGGCGGTGGTTTTCATCACCCATGATCTGGGCGTGGTGGCGCGTATCGCCGATCGGGTGGCGGTGATGTACGCCGGGCAGGTGGTGGAAACCGCGCCGGTGATGGAGCTGTTTCACCAGCCTTGTCACCCGTATACCCGCGGGCTGCTGGAATGTATTCCGATAGCCGGACGCACCGTGCCGGGCGAGCCGTTGCAGGCGATTCCCGGCGTGGTGCCGAGCCTGATCGGGCCGCAACAGGGGTGTGCGTTTAGCAACCGTTGCAACCAGTGCCACGCGCGCTGTGCGCAGGAGCCGCCTTATGTCGCGGTGACAAGTCAGCACACGGTGCGCTGTGTCGATGCGCTGATGACGGAGGTGCCGGCATGA
- a CDS encoding ATP-binding cassette domain-containing protein — MSSIMTARDRPLPPIPGNDDIALELCALSRVFRLNRGMFSPPGEIRAVDNVSLRIRRGETLGLVGESGCGKSTLAKMLLGLLPPTSGNVLIEGREIDAGERRELAGRIQPIFQDPYSSLNPRRTVADIVEVALRLHHIGTPTERKQRVREMLDRVGMPARTHGQYPGQLSGGQRQRVAIARALILQPAILICDEPTSALDVSVQAQILNLLLTLKKELGLTYLFISHNLSVVEYLVDHVAVMRKGAIVEQGTREQVFGAPQHPYTQALLASVLTPEPGLGIPDIALA, encoded by the coding sequence ATGAGCTCGATAATGACCGCTCGCGATCGCCCGCTGCCGCCTATTCCGGGCAATGATGATATTGCGCTGGAACTGTGCGCGCTCAGCCGGGTGTTTCGGCTCAACCGTGGGATGTTCTCACCGCCCGGTGAAATCCGCGCGGTGGATAATGTATCGCTGCGTATTCGCCGGGGCGAGACGCTGGGGCTGGTGGGGGAATCCGGTTGCGGTAAGAGCACGCTGGCGAAAATGCTGCTCGGCCTGCTGCCGCCGACCTCCGGCAACGTGTTGATCGAAGGGCGCGAGATCGACGCCGGCGAACGGCGTGAATTGGCCGGCCGCATCCAACCGATCTTTCAGGATCCCTACTCCTCGTTGAATCCGCGCCGCACGGTGGCGGACATCGTGGAAGTGGCGCTGCGGTTGCACCACATCGGCACGCCAACGGAACGTAAACAGCGGGTACGCGAGATGCTGGACAGGGTGGGGATGCCGGCGCGTACCCACGGTCAGTATCCCGGCCAGCTCTCCGGCGGCCAGCGCCAGCGGGTGGCGATTGCCCGGGCGTTGATCCTGCAACCGGCGATCCTGATTTGCGACGAGCCGACCTCGGCGCTGGATGTGTCGGTACAGGCACAGATCCTCAACCTGTTGCTGACGCTGAAAAAAGAGCTGGGCCTGACCTACCTGTTCATCAGCCATAACCTGTCGGTGGTGGAATATCTGGTGGATCACGTGGCGGTGATGCGCAAAGGCGCGATTGTCGAACAGGGCACCCGCGAGCAGGTATTCGGCGCGCCGCAGCATCCTTACACCCAGGCGCTGCTGGCGTCGGTACTGACGCCGGAGCCGGGGTTGGGCATTCCGGATATCGCGTTGGCGTAA
- a CDS encoding ABC transporter permease: MKTAIARLAVIMKTAPPPGLLPEPGPWRRWQRKILGHHGMTLGLVILGAMVLLALLAPLISPHDPYAQDVSRRLIPPVWHDKGSWAHLLGTDKLGRDYLSRLLFGARVSLAIGLVSVMLAGTIGIALGVLAGYFGGRVDAVVSYLLTVRLALPVILVALALASLVGGSVKVVIMLLGLLLWDRFLIVSRSVTRQLREAEFIAAAQTLGASSLFIMLREILPNLLGPLTVVATLEIAHAVLLEATLSFLGLGVQPPMPSWGLMVAEGKAYMFFQPWVIVIPGVVLALLVLSINLVGDGLRDVTALDGRN; this comes from the coding sequence AGCACGACTGGCGGTGATAATGAAAACCGCTCCGCCGCCTGGCCTGTTGCCGGAGCCTGGGCCGTGGCGGCGCTGGCAGCGCAAGATTCTGGGGCACCACGGTATGACGCTCGGGTTGGTGATTCTGGGGGCGATGGTGTTGCTGGCGCTACTGGCGCCGCTCATCAGCCCGCACGACCCCTATGCGCAGGATGTCAGCCGGCGGCTGATCCCACCAGTGTGGCATGACAAAGGCAGTTGGGCGCATCTGCTCGGCACCGACAAGCTGGGGCGGGATTACCTGAGCCGCCTGCTGTTCGGTGCCCGGGTGTCGCTCGCCATTGGGCTGGTGTCGGTGATGCTGGCTGGCACCATCGGCATTGCGCTTGGGGTGCTGGCGGGCTATTTCGGCGGCCGGGTCGATGCGGTGGTGAGTTATCTCCTGACCGTACGTCTGGCATTGCCGGTGATCCTGGTGGCGCTGGCGCTGGCTTCGCTGGTGGGCGGTTCGGTCAAGGTGGTGATTATGCTGCTGGGCCTGCTGCTGTGGGACCGCTTTTTGATCGTCTCGCGTTCGGTAACGCGCCAGTTACGCGAGGCGGAGTTTATCGCCGCCGCCCAGACGCTCGGCGCCTCGTCGCTATTCATCATGCTGCGGGAGATCCTGCCCAACCTGCTGGGGCCGCTGACCGTAGTGGCGACGCTGGAGATCGCCCATGCCGTTTTGCTGGAGGCGACGCTGTCATTCCTCGGTCTCGGCGTACAACCGCCGATGCCGTCCTGGGGGCTGATGGTAGCGGAGGGTAAAGCCTACATGTTCTTCCAGCCGTGGGTGATTGTGATTCCGGGTGTGGTGCTGGCGTTGCTGGTGCTGAGCATCAATCTGGTGGGTGACGGGTTGCGCGATGTTACCGCGCTGGATGGACGCAATTGA